One genomic window of [Clostridium] scindens ATCC 35704 includes the following:
- the htpG gene encoding molecular chaperone HtpG, with translation MAAKKGSLSISSENIFPIIKKWVYSDHDIFVREMVSNGCDAITKLKKLDMMGEYQLPDGYKPSIKIEVNPEEKTLKFTDNGIGMTADEVEEYITQIAFSGATEFLEKYKDKTTEDDMIGHFGLGFYSAFMVADEVHIDTLSYKEGATPVHWVSNGGTEYEMEDGAKAEVGSTMTLYLNEDSLEFANEYRVREVIEKYCSFMPVEIFLSKEHAEPEYETIDEADLKEDDVVIEHIHEDAKMEEKENEDGEKEMVEVEPAKEKVKIQKRPVSLSDIQPLWTKHPNECSDEDYLEFYRKVFLDYKEPLFWIHLNMDYPFNLKGILYFPRINTEYDSIEGTIKLYNNQVFIADNIKEVIPEFLMVLKGVIDCPDLPLNVSRSALQNDGFVNKIADYISKKVADKLSGMCKTKREDYEKYWDSISPFIKFGCLKDEKFCDKMKDAILFKNIGHKYLTLKDCIEENGGEVVEPNDKKEEESADGSDENKVEEIKTTIYYVTDEVQQSQYINMFKSQGQDAVILGHNIDSPFITQLEQRNPAIRFQRIDADVTDTIKEEVAEEEKEEFKKTSDSLIEIFRKELENDKLDVKIEKLKDDNTAAMITLSEQNRRMQEMMKMYGMDGMNMGGESTLILNANHPLVQYVVEHKDSENTSIICKQLYDLAMLAHKPLSPEEMTAFVKRSNEIMMLLTK, from the coding sequence ATGGCAGCAAAAAAAGGCAGTTTATCTATCAGCAGTGAAAACATATTTCCAATTATAAAGAAATGGGTGTACTCAGACCATGATATTTTCGTGCGCGAAATGGTATCCAATGGCTGCGACGCGATTACGAAGCTTAAGAAACTGGATATGATGGGTGAATACCAGCTTCCGGATGGCTATAAGCCCAGCATCAAGATTGAGGTAAATCCAGAAGAAAAGACGCTGAAGTTCACAGACAATGGCATCGGAATGACGGCTGACGAGGTAGAGGAATATATTACCCAGATCGCATTCTCCGGCGCTACAGAGTTCCTGGAAAAGTATAAGGACAAGACGACGGAAGATGATATGATCGGCCATTTCGGATTGGGATTCTATTCAGCCTTCATGGTAGCGGATGAAGTGCATATTGACACGCTTTCTTATAAGGAAGGCGCCACCCCGGTTCATTGGGTAAGCAACGGCGGTACGGAATATGAGATGGAAGATGGCGCCAAGGCAGAGGTAGGATCTACCATGACGCTGTACCTGAATGAAGACAGCCTGGAATTTGCCAATGAATACCGTGTAAGAGAAGTCATCGAGAAATACTGTTCCTTCATGCCGGTTGAGATCTTCCTTTCCAAGGAACATGCGGAACCGGAGTATGAGACCATCGATGAGGCGGATTTAAAAGAAGATGATGTAGTCATCGAGCATATTCACGAAGATGCCAAGATGGAAGAAAAGGAAAATGAAGACGGCGAAAAGGAAATGGTGGAAGTAGAGCCGGCTAAGGAAAAGGTGAAGATCCAGAAGCGTCCGGTATCCTTAAGCGACATTCAGCCTTTGTGGACAAAGCATCCGAATGAATGCTCGGATGAGGACTATCTGGAATTCTACCGCAAGGTATTCCTGGACTATAAAGAGCCTCTGTTCTGGATCCACCTGAATATGGACTATCCATTTAACTTAAAGGGAATCTTATACTTCCCAAGAATCAACACCGAATATGATTCTATAGAAGGAACCATCAAGCTGTATAACAATCAGGTATTCATCGCCGATAATATCAAGGAAGTCATACCAGAATTCCTGATGGTATTAAAGGGAGTCATCGACTGCCCGGACCTTCCGCTGAACGTATCCAGAAGCGCGCTGCAGAATGATGGATTTGTCAATAAGATTGCGGACTATATCTCCAAGAAAGTAGCGGATAAACTGTCCGGAATGTGTAAGACAAAGAGAGAGGATTATGAGAAATACTGGGACAGCATCAGCCCGTTCATCAAATTCGGATGCCTCAAAGACGAGAAATTCTGCGATAAGATGAAGGATGCCATCCTCTTTAAGAATATCGGCCACAAATATCTGACGCTGAAAGACTGTATCGAGGAAAACGGCGGAGAAGTAGTGGAGCCAAATGACAAGAAGGAAGAAGAGAGTGCTGATGGCAGCGATGAGAACAAAGTAGAAGAGATTAAGACGACGATCTACTATGTAACGGATGAAGTACAGCAAAGCCAGTACATCAACATGTTCAAGAGTCAGGGACAGGATGCGGTAATACTGGGACATAACATTGATTCCCCATTTATTACGCAGCTGGAGCAGCGTAACCCGGCCATCCGGTTCCAGAGAATCGACGCTGACGTGACGGATACCATCAAGGAAGAAGTGGCGGAAGAGGAGAAGGAAGAATTTAAGAAGACCTCTGACAGCCTGATTGAAATTTTCCGCAAAGAATTGGAAAATGACAAGCTGGATGTAAAGATAGAGAAACTCAAGGATGACAATACGGCAGCCATGATCACCCTGTCAGAGCAGAACCGCCGAATGCAGGAAATGATGAAGATGTATGGCATGGACGGAATGAATATGGGCGGAGAGAGCACCCTGATCCTGAATGCCAACCATCCGCTGGTGCAGTACGTGGTAGAGCACAAAGACAGCGAGAATACCAGCATCATCTGCAAGCAGCTCTATGATCTGGCGATGCTGGCACACAAACCATTAAGCCCGGAAGAGATGACGGCATTCGTAAAGAGGAGCAATGAGATCATGATGCTTCTGACGAAGTAA
- a CDS encoding DUF3784 domain-containing protein, whose amino-acid sequence MNIGFILMGISCLLFLLLALLFAILKGKAAILISGFNTIPKYQRELYDQDRMSRDQRNAFLIWAGIMGIGAILSYFISQYMAVIAFIVWLIVFFKDVHLDEEKAFGKYKK is encoded by the coding sequence ATGAATATTGGATTTATTTTAATGGGTATTTCGTGTCTGCTGTTTTTGTTATTAGCTTTATTATTCGCGATTTTGAAGGGCAAGGCCGCGATATTGATCAGCGGCTTTAATACGATTCCCAAATATCAAAGAGAACTGTATGACCAGGACAGGATGAGCAGGGATCAGAGAAATGCCTTTTTAATCTGGGCGGGCATTATGGGCATTGGCGCTATCCTTTCGTATTTTATTTCGCAGTATATGGCAGTGATCGCATTTATTGTATGGCTGATCGTGTTTTTTAAGGATGTACATCTGGATGAAGAAAAAGCATTTGGCAAATACAAAAAGTAA
- a CDS encoding DUF5721 family protein, which translates to MDFITLSAKTCMAHLLLKETFDQFSFIEGEITTFNKFTLDGFLQKDFFDDAPKRSHSYWKEVRELCFAIIRGRRTPLNFKIVLSLAPENFAAFLEKHQIGACRAEDIQGLYLNFHYDGTTLQCITGTSMHTFTMDKTLEREWDAYVGKMLGNWREL; encoded by the coding sequence ATGGACTTTATTACATTATCAGCAAAAACTTGTATGGCCCACCTTCTCCTGAAGGAAACCTTTGACCAGTTTTCCTTTATCGAAGGAGAGATCACCACATTCAATAAATTTACCCTGGACGGCTTCCTGCAGAAGGATTTCTTCGATGACGCCCCGAAGCGCTCGCACTCCTACTGGAAGGAGGTTCGCGAACTTTGCTTTGCCATCATACGAGGCAGGCGCACCCCGCTAAACTTCAAGATCGTCCTGTCGCTGGCCCCGGAAAACTTTGCCGCTTTCCTGGAGAAGCACCAGATTGGCGCCTGCCGGGCCGAGGACATCCAGGGCTTATACTTGAACTTCCACTATGACGGGACAACGCTGCAATGCATCACCGGCACCTCCATGCACACCTTTACCATGGATAAGACGCTGGAGCGGGAATGGGATGCTTATGTGGGGAAAATGCTGGGGAACTGGCGGGAATTATAG
- a CDS encoding GDSL-type esterase/lipase family protein — protein MGDIDKRKVKENEEKDAVLRIAVTVAVILLIIGIIVVVVKVLNPKADTQKGLQKLKQMEQTDVAKVDKKIRKLEEAERQADEEWASRPASEKFVNALVMGDSVTQGLSEFGVLDAAYVQADRGTGVSEAADNKIEEHLAKAEELKPQVLFLAYGMNDIKAARGNAKAFAKAYKAVLERLKESLPDTRIYVNSILPVRQSVIDENEWYGNIGEYNKKLEALCEKEDVTFIDNGSLVKEEYYTEDGIHMQPDYYTEWVNHMAEVADL, from the coding sequence GTGGGAGATATAGACAAAAGAAAAGTAAAAGAAAATGAAGAAAAAGATGCAGTGCTGCGTATCGCGGTGACGGTAGCCGTCATCCTTCTGATCATAGGAATCATCGTTGTCGTAGTAAAGGTTCTCAATCCAAAGGCAGATACGCAGAAAGGACTCCAGAAGTTAAAGCAGATGGAGCAGACGGATGTGGCGAAGGTAGATAAGAAGATCCGGAAACTGGAGGAAGCGGAGCGGCAGGCAGACGAGGAGTGGGCTAGTCGTCCGGCAAGCGAGAAGTTTGTCAATGCGCTTGTAATGGGGGATTCCGTCACGCAGGGGCTGTCTGAATTCGGAGTTCTGGATGCGGCATATGTACAGGCCGACCGGGGAACCGGGGTAAGCGAGGCGGCGGATAATAAGATCGAGGAACATCTTGCCAAAGCGGAAGAATTAAAGCCCCAAGTGCTGTTCCTGGCGTACGGGATGAATGATATCAAGGCAGCCAGGGGCAATGCCAAGGCATTTGCCAAGGCATATAAGGCGGTGCTTGAGAGGCTTAAGGAATCATTGCCAGATACCAGGATATACGTTAACAGCATACTTCCTGTGAGGCAGTCCGTGATCGATGAGAATGAATGGTATGGCAACATCGGCGAGTATAATAAGAAACTGGAGGCGCTGTGCGAAAAAGAGGATGTGACGTTCATTGACAACGGAAGCCTGGTAAAGGAAGAATATTATACGGAAGATGGAATCCATATGCAGCCGGATTACTATACAGAATGGGTGAACCATATGGCGGAGGTCGCAGATTTGTGA
- a CDS encoding DUF4358 domain-containing protein, with product MKKRKIDLLNILKYGMVIVFIVYIVLLLSREGGNEVPVKTISKNILAVVKTEGMKKGTTQDLKKYYGLNASDYDGVMLYIPDDVMSVNEILVVKLKDKSQAEAVEEAARKRLDTQKTSFEGYGAKQTKLINSAVLDSRGYYLLMAVSEDADSIYKAFKKSM from the coding sequence ATGAAGAAGCGGAAGATAGATTTGCTTAACATATTAAAATATGGAATGGTCATCGTATTTATCGTCTATATCGTATTACTCCTGTCCCGGGAGGGCGGTAATGAGGTGCCGGTCAAGACGATAAGTAAGAATATCCTGGCTGTCGTCAAGACGGAGGGAATGAAGAAGGGGACGACCCAGGATCTTAAGAAGTATTATGGGCTGAATGCCAGCGATTATGACGGGGTCATGCTGTATATTCCGGATGATGTCATGAGCGTGAATGAGATTCTGGTGGTCAAGTTAAAGGACAAGTCCCAGGCCGAGGCCGTGGAAGAAGCCGCAAGAAAGCGCCTGGACACCCAGAAGACAAGTTTCGAGGGCTATGGGGCGAAGCAGACAAAACTGATTAATTCGGCGGTACTGGATAGCAGAGGCTATTATCTTTTAATGGCTGTTTCGGAAGATGCGGACAGCATCTATAAGGCTTTTAAGAAGAGTATGTAG